GCATCTCGACATTGCCGCGGGCACTGGTGAGCCGGGGCTGACCGTCGCCAAGCTCGCGCCGAGGGGACACGTCGTTCTGACCGACCTTGCGGCTGAGATGCTCGATATCGCGACGCGACGAGCGAACGCACAAGGGATCACCAATGTTGAGACCAAGGTGTGCAGCGCCGACGACCTGCCATTCGATGACGCGACATTCGACAGTATCTCGGTGCGGTTCGGATACATGTTCTTTCCCGACGTCGCCAAAGCGACCGCCGAGTTCGCGCGCGTGCTCAAGCCGGGCGGACGTCTCTGCTCGTCGGTATGGATCAAGCCCGAGGAGAACCCGTGGACGACGATCGCCATGCAGGCAATCGCAGCGGAGGCGGTGCTGGCGCCACCCGACCCGGACGGGCCGACCATGTTCCGGTGCGCTGCCCCGGGATATGTCAGTGCCCTGTACGAGGCCGCGGGGCTGCGCGACGTTGCCGAGTGGAACGTCGACGTCGAACTCGTGACGCGATCGCCAGCGCAGTATTGGGAGATGATCAGCGAGCACGTCTCGCTCGCAGTTGCGGCGCTTCAGCGGGTCGACGAACCGGCGCGGGAGCGGATCGCGAAAGCCGTCATCGCCAAGGTCAGCACCTACGAACAAGACGGCAAGGTAAGGATTCCGGGCGTGGCCCGCTGCATCGTCGGCACGAAGTAGGGACTCCCGAACTGCCGGTCTGACCGAACGCAAGGTGTAGATATGCCGGTGGCGCGCACCCAGCGCCTTGGATCCCAGGCGCCACACGGAGGTGCAGTCCCGCAACGGGGCGAGCCGCGCCCGGGGAAGACCGCCCTGCGTCCGCAGGATTGTGCGGCTCTCACCTCACCTTGCCGGCGAAGTCATGTCGACATGAGGCCCACGGCGCGCTCCGCCATGTCGACGCGCGTCGTCCCCACCGAGCCGGCGGCCCGGGTGAGCAGGCCGTCCACGTACACGGCCACGCTGATGGCGGCCGCCACCGGGTCGGCGACCTGGAGGGGTATCGGCTCGGTGCGCGCGTCGAGCCCGGCCGCGTCCAGAAGGGCAGCGCGTAGGCTGAGCAGCGCGTGACGGGCACCGTGCACGTCGAGGCCGCCGCGACGCATCCACAGGCTCAGCCCGAGCGGAAGCGAGAGGTTCCCCGCGGCGTGATCCTCGGGCCCGAGCACGGCGAGGCCGTGCAGGGCCTCGTGCGCGAAGCGTGTGGACCGCTGTTCGCCGACTTCGTCGGGTTGTGCGCCTGGCACCGGGAACCTCCTGGTCAGCACTCCGTCGGACCCTGTGGCCAGTGTGCTCCCCGGGTGTAACGGGGTGGTGGATCCGGGTAAGTCCTGGTCAGGGGGTCGTGACCCGTGGTTGACTGGTGGGACCCCGCCGGCGAAAGGAGCCGCCATGCCCAGGGCGATCTGGACGGGGTCGCTGAGCTTCGGCCTCGTCAACGTGCCGGTCGGGCTCTTCACCGCAACCGAGGACAAGACCGTTCACTTCAACCAGTTCCAGTCGGGGACGTCCGACCGGATCCGGCAGAAGCGCGTCAACGAGCGCACCGGCGACGAGGTGGAGTTCGCAGACGTGGTGAAGGGGTACGACCTCGGTGGTGGCGAGTACGTGATCGTCACGCCCGAGGAGCTCGAGTCCGTGGAGCCGGGCCGTACCCGCACGATCGAGATCACCGACTTCGTCGACCTCGGGGAGATCGACCCGATCTACTTCAAGTCCTCGTACTACGTGGGGCCCCAGGGCGAGCAGGCGGCGCGCCCCTACGCCTTGCTGCGCGAGGCCATGGCGGCCACGAACAAGGTGGCGATCGCCTCGCTGGTCCTGCGCACGAAGGAGCACCTCGTGGCGATCAGGCCCACCGAGTCGGTGCTCACGCTCGAGACGATGTACTTCGCCGACGAGATCCGTGACCCGGTGAACGAGCTCCCGAACCTGCCCACGGGCCTCGACTTCACCACCCGCGAGATGAACACGGCCAAGCTGCTGATCGAGTCGATGGGCAGCGCCTGGGACCCGGCGGTCTACGAGGACGAGTACCGCAAGCGCGTCGAGCAGCTGATCGACGACAAGCGCCAGGGCACGGTGGTCGTCACCGAGCGCCCTGCCGCCGCCCCGACGCCGGTCGTCGATCTCATGGCGGCCCTGCAGGCGAGCGTGGAGGCCGCCCGCTCGCACCGGCCGGGAGAACGCGTGGCCGACGCCGCCGGCACCGAGGGCACGTCACCGGCCCGGCGCCGGGCCCGGGCGGCCGCCCCGCCACCACCGGCGGCGCCGGGGGTCGACGGGGACCTGTCCACCCTCAGCAAGGCCGAGCTGCAGGCCAGGGCGGCCGCCCTCGGCGTGCCCGGGCGGTCGAGGATGTCGCGTCAGGAGCTCGAGGCGGCTCTCGCCGGCGTCCCCAGGGCGCCGAAGCGGCGCAAGGCCTCGTAGCGGGCGCCTCGGTGCCGCGCCGGGCACGGTGTGCCCGGCGGTGCCCCCCGGGGTTCCCCTGCCCTGGCGACCGGGCGGCCACCGCCGCGCCGCTCGAGTGGTCGAGGATGGCGGAGCTGTCGAGCGACCGCGCCGCCGCCCTCGTGCTGGGCGACCCGTTGGCGGCGGGTTCGACCCCATCCGGGCCGGGCACGACGTGCGACGGGGGCAGGAGCCCCCGGCGTCGGTCGAGTTCGAGGCGGCCGTCGAGCACTACGGCGACCGCTTCGTGGGCGACCGGGGGGACCTCGACCCGCGCCGAGGTCCGTGACGGGGGCGCTACGGGGTGAGGGTGCCGACGTCGCCCGGTCGGCCGCAGGTCGAGGGGGCCGGGCTCCCGTGCAGCCGGTCCGTCATCCACCGGATGATGGCGGGCACCGACACGTTCACCACCGTCCCGTGGGTCGCGCCCGGCACGTGGAGGTAGTCGACCGTGTCGCCGATGGGGCAGGCCATCGTGGTGACGTACCCGTCGGTGAGTGCCGGGGGCACGGTGGTGTCGGCGGTCCCCTGCACGACGAGCATGGGCGAGAGGTTCTTGACCCTCCCCGGGTCGTTCAGCTTGGCGTGGGCCAGCACCACGGGATTGGTGGCGGCGCCGGGCAGGAAGACGTCGCCGGCGGTGAGGTGCCGCGAGGAGATGGCGTTCACCGTGGCGTCGAGGCAGCCGTGGGGCACCACCGACGCGGCGACCTGCTCGCCGGCCGGGGTGAACAGATCCGACAGCGGGAGGTCGCGGTAGGTCCGGGCCCACGTGTACGCCACCGGGATCGTGAATTCCAGGATCCCCTGGCCGACCGACGTGTCCACCACCGACACGATGGTGCTCAGCTCGGTGGCCGGGGCGGCGGCCACCACCCCGGCGACGTGCAGGTCGGGCGCGTAGGTCGGGGCGAGCTCGCCGGCGAACAGTGCGGCGTGGCCGCCCTGTGAATGGCCGTAGATGATGACGGTGCTCGAGGTGTGCGTGCCCGGGAGGCGGTGCGCGGCGCGTGCCGCGTCGAGCACACCGCGTCCTTCGCTGGCGCCCAGGAGGTACGGGTGGATGCCGGGGGTGCCGAGGCCCTCGTAGTCG
This portion of the Acidimicrobiales bacterium genome encodes:
- a CDS encoding class I SAM-dependent methyltransferase, which translates into the protein HLDIAAGTGEPGLTVAKLAPRGHVVLTDLAAEMLDIATRRANAQGITNVETKVCSADDLPFDDATFDSISVRFGYMFFPDVAKATAEFARVLKPGGRLCSSVWIKPEENPWTTIAMQAIAAEAVLAPPDPDGPTMFRCAAPGYVSALYEAAGLRDVAEWNVDVELVTRSPAQYWEMISEHVSLAVAALQRVDEPARERIAKAVIAKVSTYEQDGKVRIPGVARCIVGTK
- a CDS encoding Ku protein — its product is MPRAIWTGSLSFGLVNVPVGLFTATEDKTVHFNQFQSGTSDRIRQKRVNERTGDEVEFADVVKGYDLGGGEYVIVTPEELESVEPGRTRTIEITDFVDLGEIDPIYFKSSYYVGPQGEQAARPYALLREAMAATNKVAIASLVLRTKEHLVAIRPTESVLTLETMYFADEIRDPVNELPNLPTGLDFTTREMNTAKLLIESMGSAWDPAVYEDEYRKRVEQLIDDKRQGTVVVTERPAAAPTPVVDLMAALQASVEAARSHRPGERVADAAGTEGTSPARRRARAAAPPPPAAPGVDGDLSTLSKAELQARAAALGVPGRSRMSRQELEAALAGVPRAPKRRKAS
- a CDS encoding lipase family protein; protein product: MRPHPRRVRPARYRLAIGAALGAAALGLAACGGGTTPSAAASSGTKTVAADVNATGIPAFYSPPRPLPAAAPGTIIRTEKVTGVPGVPAGATVWRVLFHSRSIYGDDIPESGYVVVPGGPAPAGGFPILSWAHGTTGFTGICAPSLFTSQGGVGPYLVPGLASYLRAGFVVAATDYEGLGTPGIHPYLLGASEGRGVLDAARAAHRLPGTHTSSTVIIYGHSQGGHAALFAGELAPTYAPDLHVAGVVAAAPATELSTIVSVVDTSVGQGILEFTIPVAYTWARTYRDLPLSDLFTPAGEQVAASVVPHGCLDATVNAISSRHLTAGDVFLPGAATNPVVLAHAKLNDPGRVKNLSPMLVVQGTADTTVPPALTDGYVTTMACPIGDTVDYLHVPGATHGTVVNVSVPAIIRWMTDRLHGSPAPSTCGRPGDVGTLTP